The following are from one region of the Anaeropeptidivorans aminofermentans genome:
- a CDS encoding cell division protein FtsL, producing MAQARKNAYYNRNNDYNSTSTAYDFKPEEKVKRRIKKRKKQGPKYVRAENPGSSIGLAAYLIIGVIFACAFICVLAISNTNRQKLENNKRLTLLKEEQSNTANLTVEVSETMDLDKIEEIARTKLKMSEPQPHQIRYINVPKQSYTIHYDTETTNPKEETKLASSGFLGSLGLFK from the coding sequence ATGGCTCAGGCAAGGAAAAATGCTTACTATAACAGAAATAATGATTATAACAGTACCTCTACGGCCTATGATTTTAAGCCGGAAGAAAAGGTTAAAAGACGGATAAAAAAGAGAAAGAAGCAAGGCCCCAAATATGTCCGTGCGGAGAATCCCGGTTCAAGCATAGGGTTAGCGGCTTATCTCATAATAGGAGTAATATTTGCCTGTGCTTTTATATGTGTTCTTGCCATCTCAAATACAAACAGACAAAAGCTTGAAAATAATAAGCGTTTGACTCTCTTAAAGGAAGAACAGTCTAATACGGCAAATCTTACGGTGGAAGTTTCCGAAACAATGGATTTGGATAAAATTGAGGAAATAGCAAGAACAAAGCTTAAAATGTCCGAGCCTCAGCCTCATCAAATAAGATATATTAATGTTCCCAAGCAAAGCTATACCATCCATTACGATACTGAAACGACGAATCCCAAGGAAGAA
- the rsmH gene encoding 16S rRNA (cytosine(1402)-N(4))-methyltransferase RsmH, with protein MEYSHTSVLLNESIEYLNIKPNGIYVDGTLGGGGHSLEICKRLSQEGRLLGIDQDDFAINFAKERLKDFKNVTYVRNNFSHIQTILDELSIEKIDGAILDLGVSSFQLDEGERGFSYMQDAPLDMRMDKRKHLSAFEIVNQYDEKKLTEIIDAYGEERWAKRIAQFIVKERENKDITTTFELVSIIKKAIPKKAREDGPHPAKRTFQAIRIEVNQELEILKQAVNDIVDRLNPRGRLCIITFHSLEDRIIKNAFKILENPCTCPSDFPICVCSKKPSVKIVTRKPIIPMEDEIDINSRSRSAKLRVAEKL; from the coding sequence ATGGAATATTCACATACCTCTGTGCTTTTAAATGAAAGTATAGAGTATCTTAATATAAAGCCGAATGGCATTTATGTAGACGGAACCCTTGGCGGCGGCGGCCATTCCCTTGAAATATGCAAAAGACTATCACAAGAGGGAAGGCTCTTGGGCATAGACCAAGACGATTTTGCCATAAATTTCGCTAAAGAAAGGCTGAAAGATTTTAAAAATGTAACTTATGTAAGAAATAATTTTTCCCATATACAAACTATATTGGACGAGCTTTCTATAGAAAAAATAGATGGGGCTATTCTTGATTTAGGGGTGTCATCGTTTCAGCTTGACGAAGGAGAAAGAGGATTTTCCTATATGCAGGACGCTCCCTTAGATATGCGTATGGATAAGAGAAAGCATTTGTCAGCTTTTGAAATCGTCAATCAATATGATGAAAAAAAGCTTACAGAAATTATTGATGCTTACGGGGAAGAACGCTGGGCAAAGCGCATAGCCCAGTTTATCGTAAAAGAAAGAGAAAATAAAGACATCACAACGACCTTTGAGCTTGTGAGCATAATTAAAAAGGCTATCCCTAAAAAGGCAAGGGAAGATGGGCCCCATCCGGCTAAAAGAACATTTCAAGCCATAAGAATAGAAGTGAATCAGGAACTTGAAATATTAAAGCAGGCGGTTAACGACATTGTGGACAGGCTTAATCCCCGGGGAAGACTTTGCATCATAACCTTCCATTCGCTGGAAGACAGGATTATTAAAAATGCATTTAAAATTCTTGAAAATCCGTGCACATGCCCCAGTGATTTTCCTATATGTGTATGCAGTAAAAAGCCTTCTGTAAAAATAGTAACAAGAAAACCCATTATCCCAATGGAAGACGAAATAGATATCAATAGCAGATCAAGGAGTGCGAAGCTTAGAGTGGCGGAAAAGCTGTAA
- the mraZ gene encoding division/cell wall cluster transcriptional repressor MraZ, translating to MFLGEYQHSLDGKGRLIVPSKFREGLGERFIITKSLDKCLSIYTISEWTIFTDKLKSLPSSDAGVRRFQRFFIGGAVECEPDNQNRILIPSNLREYAQIIKEIVSVGLTTKIEIWSKESWEAYNSESDFIDGELADRMAQLGI from the coding sequence ATGTTTCTAGGCGAATATCAGCATAGCCTCGACGGAAAAGGCAGATTGATCGTCCCCTCTAAATTTAGAGAGGGCCTTGGAGAGCGCTTTATTATCACCAAGAGCCTTGATAAATGCCTTTCTATATACACCATTTCTGAATGGACCATCTTTACGGACAAGCTGAAATCCCTTCCCTCATCAGATGCAGGGGTAAGAAGATTTCAGAGGTTTTTTATAGGCGGTGCCGTTGAATGCGAGCCTGATAATCAAAACAGAATATTGATTCCTTCAAACTTAAGAGAATATGCACAGATTATAAAGGAAATAGTATCTGTAGGGCTTACTACGAAAATAGAAATATGGTCAAAGGAAAGCTGGGAAGCTTATAACAGTGAATCAGATTTTATTGACGGAGAGCTGGCTGACAGAATGGCACAGCTTGGCATATAA
- a CDS encoding bifunctional riboflavin kinase/FAD synthetase — MIYYDTEDFKLNDTVVTIGNFDGLHQGHMKLIESVIEHKKDLGLTGVVLSFWPHPKEALKGIKIKPIYTLEEKKNLLENAYIDVFINYPFSIDFSQKEPEDFIREILIEKLGSRIIVVGEGYRFARKQKGDIEVLKSFEEKYGYKTIPIPHCFFNNEKISSSNIRDYIINGYIDTADEMLGRCYYVTGNVVYGRKIGRTLGFPTINLIPHEDKLLPLDGVYASKVYRKDKEYFGVTNVGSNPTVDGKIKTVETYVLGLNEEIYGEFVKVEFYKMIRKEEKFHSVDALKDQMAMDTKKAKEYFNI, encoded by the coding sequence TTGATTTATTATGATACAGAAGATTTTAAACTTAATGATACGGTGGTTACAATAGGCAATTTTGACGGCTTGCATCAAGGGCATATGAAGCTTATTGAATCGGTTATAGAGCATAAAAAAGATTTAGGCCTTACAGGCGTGGTGCTGTCTTTTTGGCCGCACCCTAAAGAAGCCTTGAAAGGCATAAAAATAAAGCCCATTTATACCCTTGAAGAAAAGAAGAACCTACTGGAAAATGCATATATAGACGTATTTATTAACTATCCTTTTTCAATTGATTTTTCTCAGAAGGAGCCTGAAGACTTCATAAGAGAAATACTAATAGAAAAACTCGGAAGTCGTATTATTGTTGTAGGAGAGGGTTACCGCTTTGCCAGAAAGCAAAAGGGGGATATTGAAGTTTTAAAATCCTTTGAAGAAAAATATGGCTATAAAACCATTCCCATTCCCCATTGTTTTTTTAATAATGAAAAAATAAGCTCCTCTAATATAAGAGATTATATTATAAACGGGTATATTGATACAGCCGATGAAATGCTTGGCAGATGCTACTATGTAACAGGCAATGTGGTTTACGGCAGAAAGATAGGCAGAACCTTAGGCTTTCCCACAATCAATCTGATACCCCATGAAGATAAGCTGCTTCCTTTAGACGGCGTATATGCTTCCAAGGTATACAGAAAAGATAAAGAATATTTTGGCGTAACAAACGTAGGAAGCAATCCCACAGTTGACGGAAAGATAAAAACTGTTGAAACCTATGTGCTTGGTCTTAATGAAGAAATATACGGAGAGTTTGTAAAGGTTGAGTTTTATAAGATGATACGCAAGGAAGAAAAATTTCATAGCGTAGACGCTCTTAAAGACCAAATGGCTATGGATACTAAAAAGGCAAAAGAATATTTTAATATATAA
- the truB gene encoding tRNA pseudouridine(55) synthase TruB yields the protein MTNDGIINIYKEKGYTSHDVVAIIKRTLKIKAGHTGTLDPEAEGVLPVCLGKATKLADYIQGGTKGYRALLRLGIETDTQDMTGNIICQKDEIPHRDEILKAILSFAGEQEQIPPMYSAIKVSGQKLYELARKGVEIERKPRAIHIYAIENIEFINDYTISMDVLCSKGTYIRTLCHDIGKLLGCGGCMEALTRIQCGKFFIKDSIKLEVIKELAEKGDIESIIIPPDEALYNMKSIFVREEANKYLYNGNKISTGYLFDKTGLASEGRYKLYNYEKKFIGIYKLEGEFVKPVTILTDLSNI from the coding sequence ATGACGAATGACGGCATCATCAATATATATAAGGAAAAAGGCTATACATCGCATGATGTTGTGGCCATAATCAAAAGAACCCTTAAAATAAAAGCAGGACATACAGGAACTCTCGACCCGGAAGCGGAGGGGGTGCTTCCCGTATGTCTTGGCAAAGCTACAAAGCTTGCAGACTATATCCAAGGCGGAACAAAGGGCTATCGGGCTCTTTTGCGCCTTGGTATAGAAACAGATACCCAGGATATGACGGGCAATATTATCTGTCAAAAGGATGAAATTCCTCACCGTGATGAAATATTAAAGGCTATTTTATCCTTCGCAGGAGAGCAGGAGCAAATTCCTCCCATGTATTCAGCCATAAAGGTTTCCGGGCAGAAGCTTTATGAGCTTGCAAGAAAAGGTGTGGAGATTGAGCGTAAGCCGAGAGCCATACATATTTATGCCATTGAAAATATTGAATTTATTAACGATTATACCATCAGCATGGACGTTCTTTGTTCCAAGGGAACCTATATCAGAACCCTTTGCCACGATATTGGAAAGCTTTTAGGCTGCGGCGGCTGTATGGAAGCCCTTACAAGGATACAATGCGGTAAGTTTTTTATAAAAGACAGCATTAAGCTGGAAGTCATTAAGGAATTAGCTGAAAAGGGCGATATAGAGAGCATTATTATACCGCCTGATGAGGCTCTATATAATATGAAAAGTATATTTGTTCGGGAAGAAGCCAACAAATATTTATATAACGGCAATAAAATAAGCACAGGATATTTGTTTGACAAAACAGGCCTTGCTTCAGAGGGAAGATATAAGCTTTATAATTATGAAAAAAAGTTTATAGGAATATATAAGCTTGAGGGAGAATTTGTAAAGCCGGTTACCATATTAACCGACTTAAGCAATATTTAA
- a CDS encoding DHH family phosphoesterase yields the protein MKKNNTYEEVSELIRNSNDIVVAGHISPDGDAVASSLALAVSINKLGIKCRVLIDDYQSRYSFIKGTEYIYRDSYSDLNPDLFIAVDCGDIGRVGKALEVFERAEKKLVIDHHASNNYFGQYNIIEPEASSTSEMIYKLVRIFDNIDIDIASALYAGIVFDTGGLRFQSTSPETLKTIISLYEYGIPFTDIYTEIMSRHSFNEAKIFSRAISKMNMENGIVSSYVTQAELQEFSVKSGALEGIAEYMINTRGAAVSVFAYEKAERDIKISFRSTGIDVSKIAVEFGGGGHIYAAGCSMEEDVLTALSKAVSRVERELKNDE from the coding sequence ATGAAAAAAAACAACACCTATGAGGAAGTTTCGGAGCTTATCCGAAATTCTAATGATATAGTGGTTGCCGGTCATATTAGCCCTGACGGGGACGCGGTGGCGTCTAGTCTTGCACTTGCCGTGAGCATCAATAAATTGGGGATAAAATGCAGAGTTCTTATAGACGATTATCAAAGCAGATATTCCTTCATTAAGGGTACGGAGTATATCTATAGGGATTCCTACAGTGATTTAAACCCTGATTTATTTATTGCCGTTGACTGCGGGGATATAGGAAGAGTCGGAAAGGCTTTAGAGGTATTTGAAAGAGCCGAAAAAAAGCTTGTAATCGATCATCATGCAAGTAATAATTATTTCGGTCAGTATAATATTATAGAGCCTGAGGCTTCGTCTACATCTGAAATGATATATAAGCTTGTTAGAATTTTTGACAATATAGATATTGATATTGCTTCCGCTTTATATGCAGGCATTGTTTTTGATACAGGGGGGCTTCGGTTTCAAAGCACTTCCCCTGAAACTTTAAAAACCATTATAAGCCTTTATGAATACGGAATCCCTTTTACAGATATTTATACGGAAATCATGAGCAGGCACAGTTTCAACGAAGCAAAAATATTCTCCAGAGCCATCAGCAAAATGAATATGGAAAACGGCATTGTATCAAGCTATGTTACTCAGGCTGAGTTGCAGGAGTTTTCTGTCAAATCAGGAGCCCTTGAAGGCATAGCTGAATATATGATTAATACTCGGGGTGCTGCCGTTTCAGTTTTTGCTTATGAAAAGGCTGAAAGAGATATAAAAATAAGCTTCCGATCCACAGGCATTGATGTAAGTAAAATCGCTGTGGAATTCGGCGGCGGGGGCCATATCTATGCGGCAGGCTGCTCCATGGAAGAAGATGTCCTTACGGCACTTTCCAAAGCTGTAAGCCGTGTTGAAAGAGAGCTTAAAAATGACGAATGA
- the rbfA gene encoding 30S ribosome-binding factor RbfA, with the protein MKRPSNKNRIMRINDEILREVSDIIRSEIKDPRLPLVVSVTKVDTTSDLSYCKVHISIMGSDHEKKEALDVLKSSAGFIRGQIARRINLRNTPEFKFVIDDSMEYSIKISKLIDEANKPRED; encoded by the coding sequence ATGAAACGACCCAGCAATAAAAATAGAATCATGCGTATAAACGACGAGATTTTAAGAGAGGTTTCAGATATTATACGCAGTGAAATAAAAGATCCAAGGCTTCCTTTAGTCGTAAGCGTAACAAAGGTTGATACTACAAGCGACTTAAGCTATTGCAAAGTTCATATTTCCATTATGGGAAGTGACCATGAAAAAAAGGAAGCTTTAGATGTTCTTAAAAGCTCGGCCGGCTTTATAAGAGGGCAGATTGCAAGAAGAATAAACTTAAGAAATACGCCCGAGTTTAAATTTGTCATTGATGACTCTATGGAATACAGTATAAAGATTTCAAAGCTTATCGATGAAGCCAACAAGCCTCGGGAGGACTAA
- the infB gene encoding translation initiation factor IF-2 — MSKIRVHELAKELNISSKELLNCIERLGIKDKKPASNLDVNEINTVKDFFKNASSGASKPQPAKEEPKPRPAENQQHHQQNRPSEGRSYQQRQGASNQGQDRGQRRPSPQGNQGQGQNQGQNRSYQDRNQGYNNNRYSQDRPRPAGTGQSGQQRSYSQNQGTQQRSYSQNQGQGQPRQEGTQGQRPYNNQGQRPQRPYQDRPRPNDQSRPQDGRTPYQGQNRRPYTPSSDGGKDQGKDQPYGQRRPQQGGFQRPGGAPKSSKTELVTAAKPNQKDPQKGLKRHEKNKDPKDKFFEEKTEPKAEVVLKKPAPKLVAKPKTNPKKNAKREKKKLLQAQRELEEAKMLEEDNEEIKIIQIGKSITVKDLADKMKRPTSDIIKPLMKIGIMATINQEVDFYTASNIAESFDIIVEPADEIDILEEAFKEDEDDDANLVERPPVVVVMGHVDHGKTSLLDSIRKSHVTEGEAGGITQHIGAYTVNINNKPITFLDTPGHEAFTAMRMRGAQVTDIAILVVAADDGVMPQTIEAINHAKAANLEIIVAINKIDKPSANPDRVKQELTEYGILTEDWGGSTICVPVSATQKTGIDQLLEMILLVAEIRELKANPNKRARGTVIEAKLDKGRGPVATVLVQDGSLKIGDPIVIGSCYGRIRAMTDDKGTRVKKVGPSIPVEIIGLNDVPMAGDMFYVAQSERHARQVSESVHAQGREDMIKNTPQKVSLDDLFNQIKSGNVKELNIIIKADVQGSVEAVKNSLERLSNDEVRIRTIHGGVGAITESDVMLASASNAIIIGFNVRPENMAKSVADAEKVDMRLYRIIYNAIEDITTAMKGLLDPVFKEKVTGHAEIRQLFKASGVGTIGGSYVTDGKIARNSKVRIVRNGIVVHEGELGALKRFKDDVKEVNTGYECGLSFNNFNDIKEGDIVEAYIMEEIPR, encoded by the coding sequence TTGTCGAAAATCAGAGTGCATGAGCTCGCTAAAGAGTTAAATATAAGCAGCAAGGAGCTGTTAAACTGTATCGAACGTTTAGGGATAAAAGATAAAAAACCGGCATCTAATCTTGATGTTAATGAAATAAACACAGTTAAGGATTTTTTCAAAAATGCTTCATCAGGGGCATCTAAACCCCAGCCAGCAAAAGAGGAGCCTAAGCCAAGACCTGCTGAAAATCAGCAGCATCATCAGCAGAATAGACCTTCTGAAGGCAGAAGCTATCAGCAAAGGCAGGGAGCTTCTAACCAAGGTCAAGACAGAGGACAAAGAAGACCTTCTCCTCAGGGGAATCAGGGCCAGGGTCAAAACCAAGGGCAAAACAGAAGCTATCAGGATAGAAATCAAGGCTATAACAATAACAGATATTCTCAAGACAGACCAAGGCCTGCAGGAACAGGCCAGTCAGGTCAGCAAAGAAGCTATAGCCAGAATCAAGGTACGCAGCAGAGAAGTTACAGCCAGAATCAGGGCCAAGGCCAGCCAAGGCAAGAAGGTACCCAAGGCCAGAGACCTTACAATAATCAAGGTCAGCGTCCTCAGAGGCCTTATCAGGATAGGCCAAGGCCAAATGACCAATCAAGGCCCCAGGACGGCAGAACCCCTTATCAAGGCCAAAATAGAAGACCCTATACGCCTTCTTCCGATGGCGGTAAGGATCAGGGCAAGGATCAGCCTTATGGACAGCGCAGGCCCCAGCAGGGCGGTTTTCAAAGGCCCGGCGGAGCGCCGAAGAGCTCTAAAACAGAGCTTGTAACCGCGGCAAAACCGAATCAGAAAGATCCTCAAAAAGGCTTAAAAAGGCATGAGAAAAATAAAGATCCCAAAGATAAGTTTTTTGAAGAAAAGACAGAGCCAAAGGCAGAAGTTGTTTTAAAGAAGCCGGCTCCAAAACTTGTGGCTAAGCCTAAAACAAATCCGAAAAAGAACGCCAAAAGAGAAAAGAAAAAACTTTTGCAAGCTCAGAGGGAATTGGAAGAGGCTAAAATGCTGGAAGAAGACAACGAAGAGATTAAGATAATTCAGATAGGCAAGAGTATAACAGTTAAGGATTTAGCTGATAAAATGAAGAGGCCGACATCTGATATTATAAAGCCCCTTATGAAAATAGGCATTATGGCTACCATAAATCAGGAAGTTGATTTTTATACTGCTTCAAATATAGCGGAATCTTTTGATATTATTGTAGAGCCTGCCGACGAAATAGATATTTTAGAAGAGGCCTTCAAAGAAGATGAAGACGACGATGCAAACCTTGTTGAACGCCCTCCGGTAGTTGTAGTTATGGGCCATGTTGACCACGGAAAAACGTCCCTCCTCGACTCCATAAGAAAAAGCCATGTTACGGAAGGAGAAGCAGGGGGCATAACCCAGCATATCGGTGCCTATACAGTAAACATCAATAATAAGCCTATTACTTTTCTCGATACTCCCGGCCATGAGGCGTTTACAGCTATGAGAATGAGGGGCGCTCAGGTTACGGATATTGCCATTCTTGTAGTGGCGGCGGACGACGGCGTTATGCCTCAGACTATAGAGGCGATAAATCATGCCAAGGCCGCAAATCTTGAAATCATTGTCGCTATTAATAAAATAGATAAGCCTTCTGCGAATCCCGATAGAGTGAAGCAGGAGCTTACAGAGTATGGTATTTTGACAGAGGACTGGGGCGGTTCTACGATTTGTGTGCCTGTATCAGCCACACAGAAAACAGGAATCGACCAGCTGCTTGAAATGATTCTTCTTGTGGCCGAAATACGTGAGCTTAAGGCGAACCCCAACAAGAGAGCCAGAGGAACCGTTATTGAAGCAAAACTTGATAAGGGCAGAGGTCCCGTTGCAACTGTGCTTGTTCAGGACGGCAGCCTTAAAATAGGAGACCCTATTGTTATAGGCTCTTGCTACGGAAGAATAAGAGCAATGACAGACGATAAGGGTACAAGGGTTAAAAAAGTAGGCCCGTCTATCCCTGTTGAAATCATCGGCTTAAATGACGTACCTATGGCGGGAGATATGTTCTATGTTGCTCAGAGCGAAAGACATGCCCGTCAGGTTTCTGAAAGTGTTCATGCTCAGGGAAGAGAGGATATGATTAAAAACACCCCTCAGAAGGTTTCCCTTGATGATTTATTCAACCAGATTAAATCAGGCAATGTAAAAGAGCTTAATATCATTATAAAAGCAGACGTTCAAGGTTCTGTGGAAGCGGTAAAGAACAGCCTTGAAAGGCTTTCAAATGATGAGGTTCGTATCCGTACGATTCACGGCGGCGTAGGTGCCATAACAGAATCCGACGTTATGCTTGCTTCTGCTTCAAATGCCATTATTATCGGCTTTAACGTAAGACCTGAAAACATGGCAAAATCTGTTGCCGATGCTGAAAAGGTAGATATGAGGCTTTATAGAATAATTTATAATGCAATTGAGGATATTACTACTGCAATGAAGGGCCTTTTAGACCCTGTATTTAAGGAAAAGGTTACAGGTCATGCAGAAATAAGGCAGCTTTTCAAGGCTTCCGGCGTAGGTACCATCGGTGGTTCTTACGTAACCGACGGAAAGATTGCAAGAAACTCTAAGGTAAGAATTGTGCGTAACGGCATCGTTGTACACGAAGGAGAGCTTGGAGCTCTTAAGAGATTCAAAGACGATGTTAAAGAAGTTAACACAGGCTATGAATGCGGCCTTTCATTCAACAACTTCAATGATATAAAAGAAGGCGACATAGTAGAGGCTTATATTATGGAGGAAATACCAAGATAG
- a CDS encoding L7Ae/L30e/S12e/Gadd45 family ribosomal protein: protein MDKKALSYLSISQKAGLVVTGEGACEKAISSGQAKLVIIASDASDNTKKKFSNKSDYYKIPNVVWGLRDEISRAIGKNNRPVAVIIDKGLADRILLFLRE, encoded by the coding sequence ATGGATAAAAAGGCTCTTTCATATTTAAGCATAAGTCAAAAGGCGGGCTTAGTTGTAACAGGAGAGGGGGCCTGCGAAAAAGCTATATCGTCAGGGCAGGCCAAGCTTGTTATTATTGCTTCGGATGCATCTGACAACACGAAAAAGAAGTTTTCAAACAAGTCTGATTATTACAAGATACCCAATGTTGTCTGGGGCTTGCGTGATGAAATAAGCAGGGCCATAGGAAAGAATAACAGGCCGGTTGCCGTAATAATTGATAAAGGCTTGGCAGATAGGATATTGTTGTTTTTAAGGGAGTAA
- the rnpM gene encoding RNase P modulator RnpM, with protein sequence MKQRKLPLRKCTGCQEMKAKKELIRIVKNEEGEFFVDETGKKSGRGAYICKSTECFEKAHKSKGLERSFKSAVPKEIYEKLKTELEKHIGNANG encoded by the coding sequence ATGAAGCAAAGAAAGCTGCCTTTAAGAAAATGTACCGGTTGCCAGGAGATGAAGGCAAAAAAGGAGCTTATTAGAATCGTTAAAAACGAGGAAGGTGAATTTTTTGTCGATGAAACAGGGAAGAAGTCAGGCAGGGGCGCTTATATATGCAAAAGCACGGAATGCTTTGAAAAGGCTCATAAGAGCAAAGGCCTTGAAAGGTCTTTCAAATCAGCCGTACCCAAAGAAATATATGAGAAGCTTAAAACCGAGCTTGAAAAGCATATAGGTAACGCAAATGGATAA
- the nusA gene encoding transcription termination factor NusA: MGNNSELIEALNQIVREKGIDADVIFEAIETSLITACKKNFGNNQNVKVKIDRETGDVQCFVQKEAVETVEDSLMEISLENAKEINPVYELGDIVDIIVTPKNFGRIAAQTAKQVVVQKFREAEREILYSEYITKEKDIVTGIIQRKEGKNIIIVLGKVDAMLSANEQIAGEEYRPSQRIKVYVVEVKQTSKGPLINVSRTHPELVKRLFEHEVPEIFEGIVEIKSISREAGSRSKIAVYSNNPDVDAVGACVGQNGYRVNIIVNELNGEKIDIINWSSDPREYIASALSPSKVLAVITDPATQSAKVIVPNHQLSLAIGKEGQNARLAAKLTGWKINIKSEASAKEPGFLTEEEYDMYFNGQYNLDDASYEQDYVQYYENDIEDNDYN, encoded by the coding sequence ATGGGCAACAATTCAGAATTAATTGAGGCTCTCAACCAAATTGTTCGGGAAAAAGGTATAGATGCAGATGTCATATTTGAAGCAATAGAAACGTCGCTTATAACCGCATGCAAGAAAAATTTCGGAAACAATCAAAATGTAAAAGTTAAAATCGACAGGGAAACGGGAGACGTACAGTGCTTCGTTCAGAAGGAAGCAGTTGAAACCGTAGAAGATTCTCTTATGGAGATTTCCCTGGAAAATGCGAAGGAAATAAACCCCGTTTATGAATTAGGAGATATTGTTGATATTATCGTTACCCCTAAGAATTTCGGAAGAATCGCCGCTCAGACGGCAAAACAGGTAGTTGTTCAGAAATTCAGGGAAGCTGAAAGAGAGATCCTTTACAGTGAGTATATTACGAAGGAAAAGGACATTGTAACAGGCATTATTCAAAGAAAAGAAGGAAAGAATATTATAATCGTTTTAGGAAAGGTCGACGCAATGCTTTCTGCAAATGAGCAGATTGCAGGAGAAGAATACAGGCCTTCCCAAAGAATAAAGGTATACGTCGTTGAAGTAAAGCAAACTTCAAAGGGCCCCCTTATTAATGTTTCAAGAACCCATCCTGAGCTTGTAAAAAGGCTTTTTGAACATGAGGTTCCCGAAATATTTGAAGGCATTGTTGAAATTAAATCCATATCGAGAGAAGCAGGCTCCAGAAGTAAAATTGCCGTATATTCCAATAATCCCGACGTAGACGCCGTAGGCGCCTGTGTAGGACAGAATGGATACAGGGTAAATATCATCGTAAACGAGCTTAACGGAGAGAAAATAGATATTATTAACTGGAGTTCAGACCCAAGAGAATATATAGCGTCTGCTTTAAGCCCCAGTAAAGTATTGGCCGTTATCACCGATCCTGCTACTCAAAGTGCAAAGGTTATTGTTCCAAACCATCAGCTTTCCCTTGCCATCGGTAAAGAAGGGCAGAATGCAAGGCTTGCCGCAAAGCTTACCGGCTGGAAAATCAATATTAAAAGTGAGGCTTCCGCTAAAGAACCGGGCTTCCTTACGGAAGAAGAGTACGATATGTACTTTAACGGGCAATATAATTTAGATGACGCCTCTTATGAACAGGATTACGTTCAATATTATGAAAATGATATAGAAGATAATGATTATAATTAA
- the rimP gene encoding ribosome maturation factor RimP, whose product MAIKDVVSIIKNSILPIFENNGYELYDIEFVKEGPNWYLRIYADKEGGITIDDCELISKETSAILDKNDPIEQAYILEVSSPGIDRPLKKPEDYEKYKGEIVDIKLYKSVDKVKAFQGKLLGLEEETVTIEDEDGKVLSFKLSDIASCRLSVIF is encoded by the coding sequence ATGGCTATAAAGGACGTTGTATCTATAATAAAAAATTCTATTCTGCCTATTTTTGAAAATAATGGATACGAGCTTTATGATATTGAGTTTGTTAAAGAAGGACCTAATTGGTATTTAAGGATTTATGCAGACAAAGAAGGCGGAATTACTATAGACGACTGTGAACTTATAAGCAAGGAAACAAGCGCTATACTTGACAAAAACGACCCTATTGAACAAGCTTATATCCTTGAGGTAAGCTCTCCGGGCATTGACAGACCCCTTAAAAAGCCCGAGGATTATGAAAAATATAAAGGCGAGATTGTAGATATTAAGCTTTATAAGTCAGTAGATAAAGTAAAAGCATTTCAGGGAAAGCTTTTAGGCCTTGAAGAAGAAACAGTGACGATAGAAGATGAAGATGGTAAGGTTTTAAGCTTTAAGCTTAGCGACATTGCTTCTTGCAGACTTAGTGTAATTTTTTAG